A window of the Virgibacillus pantothenticus genome harbors these coding sequences:
- a CDS encoding MinD/ParA family protein → MKFDQATGLRNKLRALQGQKQARTIAVVSGKGGVGKSNITLNFSLELVRQGKNILIIDMDIGMGNIDILLGKQIEKTIVDMFQERCPIQSIIEQGPENLQYIAAGSSFTNIFSLDSSTKEFFFKQYQSLQAEYDYIFFDMGAGVTADSLSFILAADECFLVTTPEPTAITDGYSMIKHIIAHDKTLPISVIMNRTYSESQGRNMLDRFRKVTQQFLQVDIHLLGALPEDQTVMKAVIRQTPFVFLHERAAISKAMKRLVRTYLKQGAGEKIKTTNTSTFLNKLKRLWTER, encoded by the coding sequence ATGAAATTTGACCAAGCGACAGGGCTTCGAAATAAATTGCGTGCATTGCAGGGACAAAAGCAAGCGAGAACTATTGCGGTTGTTAGTGGAAAAGGAGGGGTAGGAAAATCAAATATTACACTGAATTTTTCACTAGAGTTAGTCAGGCAAGGAAAGAATATCCTCATTATTGATATGGACATTGGCATGGGAAACATTGATATACTTCTGGGTAAACAAATAGAAAAAACGATTGTCGATATGTTCCAAGAAAGATGTCCGATACAGTCCATTATCGAACAAGGACCAGAAAATTTACAATATATTGCAGCAGGATCAAGCTTTACCAATATTTTTTCACTGGATTCATCGACAAAGGAGTTTTTCTTTAAGCAGTACCAATCACTGCAAGCCGAATATGATTATATATTTTTTGATATGGGCGCTGGCGTTACTGCTGACAGCCTATCATTCATTTTAGCGGCAGATGAATGTTTTCTTGTTACTACACCAGAGCCAACTGCTATTACAGATGGTTATAGCATGATAAAACATATCATTGCTCACGATAAGACATTGCCCATTAGTGTGATAATGAATCGAACCTACTCAGAATCACAAGGTCGTAACATGCTGGATCGCTTTCGAAAAGTAACCCAACAATTTTTACAAGTCGATATTCATTTATTGGGCGCCTTACCAGAAGATCAAACTGTTATGAAAGCTGTTATTCGCCAAACACCGTTTGTTTTTCTTCATGAACGTGCAGCAATTAGTAAAGCAATGAAGCGGCTTGTACGCACCTATTTGAAACAAGGGGCTGGAGAAAAAATCAAAACAACAAATACTTCTACCTTCTTAAATAAATTAAAACGATTATGGACGGAGAGATAA
- a CDS encoding chemotaxis protein CheD — protein sequence MMSKLVSSSTVVKVGIADLNVTKAPNKIRTSGLGSCVGAVIYDERKQVAGLAHVLLPDSKLARQDNFNHYKYADTAIPILVDQLVDLGARRNLLKAKVAGGAQMFQFSSGTDLMRIGPRNVEAVLEKLEQLSIPVLASDVGGHAGRTIEFDIQTSQLKIRTVNKGEAFI from the coding sequence ATGATGTCTAAACTAGTATCCTCATCTACTGTTGTTAAGGTCGGAATTGCAGATTTAAATGTAACGAAAGCCCCTAATAAAATTCGTACTTCTGGCTTGGGGTCTTGCGTTGGAGCCGTCATTTATGATGAACGAAAACAAGTAGCAGGATTAGCGCATGTGTTATTGCCAGATTCGAAACTAGCAAGACAAGATAATTTTAATCACTATAAATATGCAGATACAGCTATCCCTATTTTGGTAGATCAGTTAGTCGATCTTGGGGCGAGAAGAAATCTTTTAAAAGCGAAAGTGGCTGGTGGTGCACAAATGTTCCAATTTTCTTCCGGAACTGATTTGATGCGTATCGGTCCTCGAAATGTAGAAGCTGTTTTAGAGAAGCTGGAGCAGTTATCCATCCCTGTCCTTGCATCTGATGTAGGTGGTCATGCTGGACGAACAATAGAATTTGATATACAAACAAGTCAGTTAAAAATCCGAACTGTAAATAAAGGGGAAGCATTTATTTAA
- a CDS encoding DUF342 domain-containing protein yields the protein MEQLKKTFKINVSQDKMVAQINRIKDDDHTEQQITEADIREFLMENDVTYGIIEEAIHMLVYKASKVTYPLTIAEGKQPIHGKDGQVHYHVEFNPVMVRDEVCDFRDVMRIPSVKKGEKIATLIPPTEGKNGMNVSGAVVPSIPGKPAAVKEGKNVVFREADQGFYATSEGQLNKRGRFIQVLPVFEVQQTLSMKTGNLDFIGTIIIHGDVPAGYTVKAKGDVKIFGMVEAASVTAGGSVYISEGLAGQGTGSIHAAESIHIGYINQGNIVAGQDLFVENSIFHSQCTVAGHVFCQRGSIVGGTISVGNTVEAKDVGNRVGVKTEIMFGVDHRTEKQEQKLLDEKKELEATLSKLALLEKKIQGQQVENDPKLKITLLRYKHSWNKTEERLKKVEQAIRQLTSKLGSGENGALIVRNYLYTNVVVAFGKYYRVSKADYQRVKVQLVDNEIVTHPLSDN from the coding sequence ATGGAACAATTAAAAAAGACATTTAAAATTAACGTCTCCCAAGATAAAATGGTAGCACAAATAAATAGGATTAAGGATGATGATCATACGGAGCAACAAATAACGGAAGCCGATATAAGGGAATTTTTAATGGAGAATGATGTTACATATGGCATCATAGAGGAAGCAATCCATATGTTAGTCTACAAGGCTTCTAAAGTTACCTATCCGTTAACCATTGCCGAGGGAAAACAGCCAATTCACGGCAAAGATGGTCAAGTTCACTATCATGTCGAATTCAACCCAGTTATGGTTCGAGATGAAGTATGTGATTTTCGTGATGTTATGCGGATCCCTTCCGTGAAAAAAGGTGAAAAAATTGCTACACTCATTCCGCCTACAGAAGGAAAGAACGGTATGAACGTAAGCGGTGCTGTTGTCCCATCCATTCCTGGTAAACCAGCCGCTGTAAAAGAAGGGAAGAATGTTGTATTTCGCGAAGCAGATCAAGGATTTTATGCCACTTCTGAAGGGCAATTAAACAAGCGAGGAAGGTTCATTCAGGTTTTGCCTGTTTTTGAAGTACAGCAAACTTTATCTATGAAGACAGGTAATTTAGATTTCATAGGCACTATTATCATACATGGCGATGTCCCTGCTGGGTACACCGTTAAAGCAAAAGGAGATGTCAAAATATTTGGTATGGTTGAAGCAGCATCGGTTACTGCCGGTGGTTCTGTCTATATCTCAGAAGGTCTGGCAGGACAAGGGACGGGGAGTATTCATGCTGCTGAATCCATTCATATCGGTTACATTAACCAGGGGAATATTGTGGCGGGGCAGGATTTATTTGTAGAAAATTCTATTTTTCACAGCCAATGTACAGTGGCTGGACACGTTTTTTGCCAAAGAGGCAGCATTGTTGGAGGCACAATCTCGGTCGGTAATACAGTAGAAGCAAAAGATGTTGGCAATCGCGTAGGTGTTAAAACAGAAATTATGTTTGGCGTAGATCATCGCACAGAGAAACAAGAGCAGAAATTACTCGATGAAAAGAAAGAATTGGAGGCTACTCTTTCCAAATTAGCTTTATTAGAGAAAAAAATACAGGGGCAACAGGTAGAGAATGATCCCAAGCTTAAAATTACGTTACTTCGTTATAAACACTCTTGGAATAAGACCGAAGAGCGTTTGAAAAAGGTAGAGCAAGCTATACGTCAGCTTACTTCCAAACTGGGGAGTGGGGAGAACGGTGCATTAATTGTCCGTAATTATTTATATACGAATGTGGTAGTAGCGTTTGGAAAATATTATCGTGTTAGTAAAGCAGATTATCAACGGGTAAAAGTACAGCTGGTTGACAACGAAATTGTCACACATCCACTATCTGATAACTAA
- a CDS encoding chemotaxis protein CheW — MENNMSGNRKVIVFQLGEEEYAVSVQQVGSIERLIPITRVPQTADFVKGVINLRGVVTPVIDLRLRFGMEETDYNDSSRIIIVFVDNMEVGLVVDAANDVIDIPESKIEPAPEVIGTVDAKYIEGVAKLEDRLLILLNMQKVLTEEEMEELKSVEG; from the coding sequence ATGGAAAACAATATGTCAGGAAATAGAAAAGTGATTGTATTTCAACTTGGCGAGGAAGAATATGCTGTTTCTGTGCAGCAAGTAGGTTCTATTGAAAGACTAATACCAATAACGAGAGTTCCGCAAACAGCTGATTTTGTTAAAGGTGTAATTAATCTAAGAGGCGTTGTAACTCCGGTTATCGATTTGCGCTTGCGTTTTGGTATGGAAGAGACGGATTATAACGACTCCAGTCGGATTATTATTGTATTTGTGGATAATATGGAAGTTGGTTTAGTAGTGGATGCAGCAAATGATGTGATTGATATTCCAGAATCCAAAATTGAACCAGCGCCTGAAGTTATTGGTACTGTCGATGCAAAATATATCGAAGGGGTAGCGAAGCTTGAGGATCGTTTACTTATTTTATTGAATATGCAAAAAGTGTTAACTGAAGAAGAAATGGAAGAATTGAAGTCAGTGGAAGGGTAA
- a CDS encoding protein-glutamate methylesterase/protein-glutamine glutaminase translates to MNIIRVLVIDDSAFMRKILSDMLASDPRIEVVGTARNGEDGLHKIKQLSPDVITLDVQMPVMDGITALKEIMQTHPIPVVMLSSVTEDATIKTIQAISSGAVDFIAKPSGAISIDIETMKQEIIHKVITASMVKLPRQQKASKKQIPIKEPIKELANYHQTIVAIGASTGGPRALQHIVEQLPKNLAAAVLVVQHMPAGFTKSLAERLNLKSELLVKEAEHGERLQHGVVYIAPGGWHMKLSQIGTSIFIDLTEEDPLRGHRPSVDMLFTSVAPLQEVNKIAVILTGMGNDGTDGIKNLKKSDDRTYVIAESEETAIVYGMPKAAMATNLVNKQVPLDEVSRLITKLV, encoded by the coding sequence ATGAACATCATTCGTGTCCTTGTCATTGATGATTCCGCTTTTATGCGCAAAATACTTTCAGATATGCTAGCGAGTGATCCACGCATTGAAGTCGTTGGAACGGCTCGAAACGGAGAAGATGGGTTACATAAAATAAAACAACTTTCTCCAGATGTAATAACGCTTGATGTGCAGATGCCAGTAATGGATGGGATCACAGCTTTGAAGGAAATTATGCAGACACATCCGATTCCTGTCGTCATGCTATCAAGTGTTACAGAAGATGCAACCATTAAAACCATTCAAGCCATCTCAAGTGGGGCAGTAGATTTCATTGCGAAACCATCTGGAGCCATTTCAATAGATATAGAAACGATGAAACAAGAAATTATTCATAAAGTGATTACTGCTTCAATGGTAAAATTACCACGGCAACAAAAAGCAAGTAAAAAGCAAATTCCAATCAAAGAGCCTATAAAGGAATTAGCAAATTATCACCAGACAATTGTTGCAATTGGTGCCTCAACAGGTGGTCCAAGAGCGCTACAACATATTGTAGAGCAACTACCTAAAAATTTGGCTGCAGCTGTGTTAGTTGTTCAGCATATGCCAGCTGGTTTTACAAAATCGCTTGCAGAACGATTAAACCTTAAGTCTGAATTGCTTGTAAAAGAAGCAGAGCATGGGGAAAGGTTGCAACACGGCGTTGTATACATTGCCCCAGGGGGCTGGCATATGAAATTATCGCAAATAGGTACTTCGATTTTTATTGATTTAACAGAAGAAGACCCTTTACGTGGTCACAGACCGTCCGTAGATATGCTATTCACATCCGTTGCGCCACTGCAGGAAGTGAATAAGATTGCCGTCATTTTAACTGGTATGGGGAATGACGGTACAGATGGTATTAAAAACCTAAAAAAAAGCGACGACCGAACGTATGTCATTGCTGAGTCCGAAGAAACGGCAATTGTCTATGGTATGCCAAAAGCAGCAATGGCAACAAATCTGGTTAATAAGCAAGTTCCTTTGGACGAAGTAAGTCGTTTAATAACTAAATTAGTATAG
- a CDS encoding chemotaxis protein CheC: MDLTKLTQMQKDVLREIGNIGAGNAATSMSQLVNRKIEMDVPAVNIVSYDEMMELIGGPEAVVVALLFRIKGDAPGTVYFILSLEEADALIKEITNNAALSVHNDDELAASVLQEAGNIVTGAYLSALADFTNITMQPSVPYLSIDMAGAILTVGLLEISQVADYALIIDAKMNTAYQANQIKGNFLFIPDPDSFSKLFAALGVTYDV, from the coding sequence ATGGATCTTACAAAATTAACACAAATGCAAAAAGATGTGCTACGAGAAATAGGTAATATCGGTGCAGGAAATGCTGCTACTTCCATGTCCCAATTAGTCAATCGAAAAATAGAGATGGATGTACCAGCAGTAAATATTGTTAGCTATGACGAAATGATGGAGCTTATTGGTGGTCCAGAGGCAGTAGTTGTTGCCTTGCTATTTCGCATTAAAGGGGACGCCCCCGGTACGGTATATTTCATATTATCTTTAGAAGAGGCAGATGCGCTGATTAAGGAGATAACGAATAATGCTGCATTAAGTGTCCATAACGATGATGAGCTAGCAGCTTCCGTGCTGCAAGAAGCAGGAAATATTGTAACAGGAGCTTATTTATCTGCTTTAGCTGACTTTACAAATATTACGATGCAGCCTTCTGTGCCTTATTTAAGCATCGATATGGCAGGGGCAATTTTAACTGTAGGGTTATTGGAAATTTCTCAAGTGGCTGACTACGCCCTTATTATCGATGCGAAGATGAATACAGCTTACCAAGCAAATCAAATCAAAGGTAATTTTTTATTTATTCCAGATCCCGATTCATTTTCAAAACTGTTTGCAGCTCTAGGAGTCACATATGATGTCTAA
- a CDS encoding DUF6115 domain-containing protein produces the protein MVTSLLLIISFLLHIVTLTAIFRLFKQLKDSERYDTSEMNALFTEYINEIKQENLHLQQQLAQQKNNQQEEKREVEKQAHISSPEIESIHNETKPQDEMTTSLQGKILQLYSQGFTPSEIAQQLNCGKTEAELTVKLYHMSSDN, from the coding sequence ATGGTGACATCTCTATTATTAATCATTAGTTTTTTATTACATATAGTCACCCTTACAGCTATTTTTCGATTGTTTAAACAATTGAAAGATAGCGAGCGGTACGATACTTCTGAAATGAATGCTTTATTTACGGAATATATTAATGAAATTAAACAGGAAAACTTGCACTTACAGCAGCAATTGGCGCAGCAAAAAAATAATCAGCAAGAAGAGAAGCGAGAGGTAGAAAAGCAAGCACATATATCCTCGCCGGAAATAGAAAGTATTCACAACGAAACGAAGCCACAGGATGAAATGACAACTTCTCTGCAAGGGAAAATTTTGCAATTGTATAGTCAAGGGTTCACGCCTTCAGAAATCGCCCAGCAATTAAATTGCGGAAAAACAGAAGCAGAATTAACGGTAAAGCTCTATCACATGTCATCCGACAATTAA
- a CDS encoding FliA/WhiG family RNA polymerase sigma factor, which produces MKVNPSPHEQKLWDNWFDTYDMEAANELIENYMYLVSFHVERIASHLPNSVMKEDVKSFGLMGLYDALKKFDRSRELKFDTYASFRIKGAIIDGLRKEDWLPRSLREKTKKIEQISNQLEQQYQRVPSTAEIAEHAGMTVKEVEAAMCDSLFANVLSIEEKPSDPKLKLKEGIGYSIPDTKSITPETQVIESELKEELKEGIKHLNENEQLVISLFYHEELILTEIGEVLGLTTSRISQIHKKSIAKLHSILKKVQAIS; this is translated from the coding sequence ATGAAGGTGAATCCATCTCCGCATGAACAAAAGCTTTGGGATAATTGGTTTGATACCTATGATATGGAAGCAGCAAATGAACTGATAGAGAATTATATGTATTTAGTTAGCTTTCATGTGGAGAGAATCGCAAGCCACTTGCCAAATAGTGTAATGAAAGAAGACGTAAAAAGCTTTGGATTAATGGGGCTTTATGATGCACTGAAAAAATTTGACCGCAGTCGGGAATTGAAGTTTGATACGTATGCTTCCTTCCGTATTAAAGGTGCGATTATTGATGGCTTACGAAAAGAAGATTGGCTCCCTCGATCTTTACGAGAAAAAACAAAAAAGATCGAGCAAATATCAAATCAATTGGAACAGCAATATCAAAGGGTACCAAGCACTGCTGAAATTGCCGAGCATGCAGGTATGACCGTCAAAGAGGTGGAAGCAGCGATGTGTGATTCTTTATTTGCTAATGTCCTTTCCATTGAAGAAAAACCGAGTGATCCGAAGCTAAAGCTGAAAGAAGGAATTGGTTATTCCATTCCTGATACAAAATCGATTACACCGGAAACTCAAGTTATAGAAAGTGAATTGAAAGAAGAATTAAAAGAGGGTATTAAACATCTAAATGAAAATGAGCAATTAGTAATCAGCTTATTTTACCATGAAGAATTAATATTAACAGAAATAGGAGAAGTACTTGGATTAACCACATCACGGATATCGCAAATTCATAAAAAATCGATTGCAAAGCTTCACAGTATATTGAAAAAAGTTCAAGCTATATCCTAA
- a CDS encoding chemotaxis protein CheA gives MDTSGYLTVFIDESNEHLEVLYNQLLALEKQPEETAIIEEIFRAAHTLKGMSATMGYHDLASLTHKLENVFDAIKEGKISVQSEMIDVLFAAVDYLHEMVEDISAGGNGSKDVTDVVEQLKCLEQGETLPHEKPQLEASQEPAVHSQQMKNIDEFAMTILQESKERGYTNYEISITLKEDCLLKGARVFMIFEVLEKLGEIVKSDPSVTELEEEQFDHTFTVLFISEHKKETIQINIEKVSEIEAVEIVPFNIEQHQEKEQDSRKLAENQGTTKVKETKQRSSKGVANKTIRVNIDRLDVLMNLFEELVVDRGRLEQLAADLDNKDLQDTVEHMSRVSSDLQSIILTMRMVPIEQVFNRFPRMIRQVARELNKQVEVEIIGAETELDRTVIDEIGDPLVHLIRNAIDHGIEAKEARINKGKPEYGTLKLEAYHSGNHVFIEIEDDGAGIHKEKVLNKAISKGVISEGQAELLSDQQIFELIMSSGFSTADQVSDISGRGVGLDVVKNTIESLGGKITIDSKQDRGSVFSIQLPLTLSIISVLLIELQKEKYAIPLSSIIETAIVHQDEVMHAHHTKVIDFRGKVVPLAFLNDIFAVKQPADAETNAYLSIVIVKKGNKMVGLVVDSFIGQQEVVLKSLGNYLTNTFAISGATILGDGEVALIIDSNALVK, from the coding sequence TTGGATACTTCTGGATATTTAACCGTGTTTATTGATGAAAGCAACGAACATTTGGAAGTTTTATACAACCAATTACTAGCGTTAGAGAAGCAACCAGAGGAAACAGCCATTATTGAAGAGATCTTTCGAGCAGCACATACGCTTAAAGGCATGTCTGCAACAATGGGATATCATGACTTAGCAAGTCTTACCCACAAGTTAGAAAATGTATTCGATGCGATTAAAGAAGGTAAGATCAGTGTTCAAAGTGAAATGATAGATGTCTTGTTTGCTGCCGTTGATTATTTGCACGAAATGGTAGAGGATATTTCAGCTGGAGGTAATGGAAGCAAGGACGTAACGGACGTCGTTGAGCAATTGAAATGCTTAGAGCAAGGCGAAACTTTGCCTCATGAGAAACCTCAATTAGAAGCATCGCAAGAGCCAGCCGTACATTCGCAGCAGATGAAAAACATTGATGAATTCGCAATGACTATTCTACAAGAGTCTAAAGAGCGTGGTTATACAAATTATGAAATATCAATTACGTTAAAAGAAGATTGTCTTTTAAAAGGCGCTCGTGTGTTTATGATTTTTGAAGTTTTAGAAAAGCTAGGCGAAATTGTCAAATCAGATCCGTCTGTAACCGAACTGGAAGAAGAGCAATTTGATCATACATTTACGGTTCTCTTTATTTCCGAACATAAAAAAGAAACGATACAAATTAACATCGAAAAGGTCTCTGAAATTGAAGCAGTTGAAATCGTTCCTTTTAACATAGAGCAGCATCAAGAAAAGGAGCAAGATTCCCGAAAGCTTGCAGAAAATCAAGGCACAACGAAAGTAAAAGAAACGAAACAACGCTCTTCTAAAGGAGTAGCTAATAAAACCATTCGTGTTAATATTGACCGTTTAGATGTACTTATGAATTTATTTGAAGAATTAGTTGTCGATCGTGGCAGATTAGAGCAATTAGCAGCTGATTTGGATAACAAAGATTTACAAGATACTGTCGAGCATATGTCGCGTGTGTCAAGTGATCTTCAATCTATCATTTTAACGATGCGTATGGTTCCGATAGAGCAAGTGTTTAACCGATTTCCACGCATGATCCGCCAAGTTGCTCGCGAGTTAAATAAGCAAGTCGAAGTAGAGATTATTGGCGCTGAGACAGAGTTGGATCGTACGGTGATTGATGAAATTGGCGATCCATTAGTACATTTAATTAGAAATGCGATTGATCACGGTATTGAAGCAAAAGAAGCGAGAATAAACAAAGGAAAACCAGAATATGGCACATTGAAGCTCGAAGCTTATCATAGCGGAAACCACGTATTTATCGAAATTGAAGACGATGGAGCAGGAATTCATAAAGAGAAGGTATTAAACAAGGCGATTTCAAAAGGAGTCATTTCAGAAGGGCAAGCGGAACTTTTATCGGATCAGCAAATATTTGAATTAATCATGTCAAGTGGCTTTTCTACTGCTGATCAAGTATCGGATATATCCGGACGAGGTGTTGGGTTAGATGTAGTCAAAAATACGATTGAGTCGTTAGGTGGAAAAATAACGATTGATTCGAAACAAGACAGAGGCTCCGTCTTTTCCATTCAATTGCCGCTCACCTTATCGATAATTTCCGTGCTGCTAATTGAATTGCAGAAGGAAAAATATGCTATACCACTATCGTCAATCATAGAAACAGCCATTGTGCATCAAGACGAAGTGATGCATGCACATCATACGAAAGTCATTGACTTTCGTGGGAAAGTTGTGCCGTTGGCATTTTTAAATGACATATTTGCTGTGAAACAACCAGCTGATGCAGAGACAAATGCGTACTTATCGATTGTCATTGTAAAAAAAGGGAACAAAATGGTAGGTCTCGTAGTAGATTCGTTTATTGGTCAACAGGAAGTTGTTTTAAAATCATTAGGTAATTATTTAACGAATACATTTGCCATTTCTGGCGCGACTATTCTTGGTGATGGTGAAGTTGCTTTAATTATTGATAGTAATGCATTAGTAAAATAA
- the flhF gene encoding flagellar biosynthesis protein FlhF: MKVKKYTAASMPEAMKQIRKELGNDAVILQSRQVKKRKFLGLLKKQQIEVVAVKDPQPIKPKKPLHHRDKEISVNETKVAANEANISPVLQELKQVKQLLHQSSIGMMNYPFDYQSAYQYLLTQEVDQQLAKSFIEAVMEKHGADQQPSYQVIIKDIEQEVTKRLQSVTFQGLTYRHKLVYFVGPTGVGKTTTIAKVAAQSKLQDRKSVAFITADTYRIAAVEQLKTYAEILDVPIEVVYTKTDLEQAIQKLSAYDVILIDTAGRNFREDAYIRQLQADVEVNTEAAMFLVLSLTAKPQDLVDIYNQFEPLPISRVIFTKIDETRQFGSMLNIILEKHVGVAYLTNGQDVPEDLIHPSAELLAANIMGNAYEI; the protein is encoded by the coding sequence GTGAAGGTAAAGAAATATACGGCAGCATCGATGCCCGAAGCCATGAAGCAAATACGTAAAGAGTTGGGAAATGACGCTGTTATCCTTCAATCTAGACAAGTAAAAAAGCGGAAATTTTTAGGTCTATTAAAAAAACAACAGATTGAAGTAGTTGCTGTGAAAGATCCACAACCAATAAAGCCCAAAAAACCATTGCATCATCGCGATAAGGAGATATCTGTAAACGAGACGAAAGTAGCCGCTAATGAAGCAAATATCTCCCCTGTATTACAGGAGTTAAAGCAGGTGAAACAGCTATTGCATCAATCAAGTATTGGTATGATGAACTATCCTTTTGACTATCAATCTGCATATCAGTATTTGCTTACGCAAGAAGTAGACCAACAACTCGCTAAAAGCTTCATAGAAGCAGTGATGGAGAAGCATGGAGCTGACCAACAACCGAGTTATCAAGTAATTATCAAGGACATTGAGCAAGAAGTAACGAAACGCCTTCAATCGGTTACTTTTCAAGGCTTAACCTATCGCCACAAACTTGTTTATTTTGTTGGACCAACAGGAGTAGGGAAAACGACTACCATAGCTAAAGTAGCAGCTCAAAGCAAATTACAAGACAGAAAAAGTGTTGCATTTATTACGGCGGATACCTATCGTATCGCTGCGGTCGAACAATTAAAAACGTATGCGGAAATATTAGATGTTCCAATTGAAGTGGTTTATACAAAAACTGATTTGGAGCAGGCAATTCAAAAATTGTCAGCCTACGACGTCATTTTAATTGATACAGCTGGACGTAATTTTCGAGAAGATGCATATATTAGACAGCTTCAAGCAGATGTAGAAGTAAATACAGAAGCGGCGATGTTTTTAGTTTTATCTTTAACAGCCAAGCCTCAGGATTTAGTTGATATTTATAACCAATTTGAGCCTTTACCTATATCACGGGTCATTTTCACTAAAATAGATGAAACAAGGCAATTTGGCAGCATGTTAAATATTATTTTAGAGAAGCATGTCGGGGTAGCTTATTTAACAAATGGACAAGATGTTCCAGAGGATTTGATTCATCCGTCGGCTGAGCTGTTAGCAGCCAACATTATGGGGAATGCTTATGAAATTTGA